The DNA window CCGACATCGGTCGATTCCGTCGTCGTCTTCCGCGCCGGCCCCGCCGCCCGGTCATCACCACGGACTGACTTCCCGGGTGGGGGGGGTGCGGACCTCGATACGCACCCCCACCTCCGGTGGCCGCCCGCACATCCTTCAGGAGAACCATGGCCGAGTTCCGCGCCCGTCTCGCCGCCCTGCTACACCCGCAGGCCGACACCCGTCCCATCGTCGAGATCTCGGCCGGGATGACCCTGCTCGACGTCATTCGGCAGTTCTGGCCTCGCCTGCGACCGTTGCGCTGGTGGCTGGCGTTGGGGCTAGCACTGCTGGTGGCGGCTCCGTTCATCGCCGTCGCCGAGATCACGCTGTTCCGCAAGCTCGTCGACGACGTGCTGGTGCCCGCCGATCCGCACCCACTGCTCTGGATCGCACTGGCCTACATCGGCCTGAACCTGCTCGGCGCGCTCGTCGACTCCGCCGACGACTACCTGGGGACCTGGGTATCCCAGACGTTCCTCACCGGACTGCGCCGCGACACCTTCGCCCACGTGCTGGCCCTGGCGCCACACCGCTTGGACCGGCACCGCCTCGGGGACGTTCTGAGTCGTCTCACCTCCGATATCGCGGCCGTCGAATCGTTCATGGTCGGTCAGCTCACCCGCGGCGTCGGGCAGGTGTGCACCCTTGTGGTGTACCTCGTGGCGCTGTTCTGGATGCAATGGCAGCTCGCGCTGGCATCCCTGGTGGTGATCCCGTTCTTCTGGTGGGCCGCAAGGCATTTCGCTGATCTCACCAAATCGGTGTCGCGTGAACGGCGACGACGGGCCGGCTCGCTCGGTTCGATCACCGAGGAATGCCTGGGAAACGCCGCGCTCGTGCAGCGCTACGGCATGATGCGCCAGGCCGTGGCCGACTACGACCGGCAGAATCGCGCGATCATGAGTGCGGAACTGACCGGCAGCCGGGTGCGGGCACTCTTCCTGCCGCTGGTCGACCTGCTCGAACTCATCGGTATCCTCGCCGTGATCGGCCTCGGGGTATGGGCGCTGTCCACCGACCGACTGACCCTCGGCGGGGTGCTGGCCTTCCTCACCCTGCTCGGACGCTGCTATCGCCCGATCCGTGATCTCGGCGACCTGCTGCCCTCCCTGTTCGCCGCGAGCGCCGGCGTCGAGCGCGTCCGTGAACTCCTCGACGAACCCGAGGTCGTCGACCGGCCCGGGGCCACCGATCTGCCGCGCGGTCGCCACCGGGTCGTCGTCGACGACGTCAGCACGCGCTATCCGGACACCACGCGCGATGCGCTGTCTGATCTCAGCTTCACCGTCGAACCCGGCGAGCGGGTAGCGCTCATCGGCACCAGCGGATCGGGCAAGACGACCGTCGCCCGGCTGCTCGACGGCACCCCGGCACCGGCGTCGGGCCGGGTTCTGCTGGGCCGGCACGACATCGCGTCGCTGACCCATGCGTCGGTGCGGGCGTCGGTCACCACGGTGATGCAGGAGACACTGCTGATGGACGCCACCGTCGCGGAGAACATCGCCTTCGCGCGGCCCGACGCGACCCGCGCCGAAATCGAACTCGCCGCGCGACGCGCCGACGCCCACGACTTCATCGTGGGGCTGCCGTCGGGATACGACACCCGAATCGGACAGCGCGGGCGACTGCTCTCCGGCGGTCAACGGCAACGGCTGAGCATGGCCCGGGCCCTGCTGCACGGTGGCGATCTGATGATCCTGGACGAACCGACCACCGGCCTCGACCCCGCTGCCGCGCACCGCCTGATGAGTACGCTGTGCGACCAGCGCGACCGCACCTGGTTGATCCTCACCCATGACCCGGTGGTCCTCGCCTACGTCGACCGCGTGGTGACCTTACCGTCGGAATCGTTGGCGGAGAGTGTGCGATGAGATTGCGTCCGCCACCCACCGACCCGGCGCCCGACCTCGACCACATCGACATCCTCGAACTGATGGCCACCGGCAAGCGGACCACCACCTGGGACGCCTTCGACACCGTGCGGCGGACCCGTTGCATCGTGAAGGTCATCCGCGCGCATCGGCGCGGTGACAACGAGATCCGCACGTCGGTCATCCGCGAGGGCGTCACGCTGCAGACGTTGTCACATCCGCACCTCGTCCGCGGTTACGGCATGTTCGGCGACGCCCCCGACGCCGACGGACCGGTCGGTTTCACCATGCAGACGGTGCCCGGGGCCACCCTTGATGTCGTCATCGACGACGGATGCCTCGACCCCGCGGACACCGTCGAACTCGGCCTGCAGGTGTCCTCGGCGCTGCAGTATCTGCACGGCCACAACTGGATTCATCTCGACGTGAAACCCTCGAACATCATCGTGCACGGCGGGCAGGCAACGCTGATCGACCTCGGCCTGCTGACCGGGCCCGGCGAGCGGCGCGCCGGCGCGGGCACCCGCGGTTACCTGGCCCCCGAGCAGGCCGACGGCCGCGCACTGACACCGGCGGCCGACACCTTCTCACTCGGCGTCACCCTGGTGGAGAGCCTGTCCGGTCAACGCCCCTTCGGCCGGGAGGCCGTCTGGT is part of the Gordonia bronchialis DSM 43247 genome and encodes:
- a CDS encoding ABC transporter ATP-binding protein gives rise to the protein MAEFRARLAALLHPQADTRPIVEISAGMTLLDVIRQFWPRLRPLRWWLALGLALLVAAPFIAVAEITLFRKLVDDVLVPADPHPLLWIALAYIGLNLLGALVDSADDYLGTWVSQTFLTGLRRDTFAHVLALAPHRLDRHRLGDVLSRLTSDIAAVESFMVGQLTRGVGQVCTLVVYLVALFWMQWQLALASLVVIPFFWWAARHFADLTKSVSRERRRRAGSLGSITEECLGNAALVQRYGMMRQAVADYDRQNRAIMSAELTGSRVRALFLPLVDLLELIGILAVIGLGVWALSTDRLTLGGVLAFLTLLGRCYRPIRDLGDLLPSLFAASAGVERVRELLDEPEVVDRPGATDLPRGRHRVVVDDVSTRYPDTTRDALSDLSFTVEPGERVALIGTSGSGKTTVARLLDGTPAPASGRVLLGRHDIASLTHASVRASVTTVMQETLLMDATVAENIAFARPDATRAEIELAARRADAHDFIVGLPSGYDTRIGQRGRLLSGGQRQRLSMARALLHGGDLMILDEPTTGLDPAAAHRLMSTLCDQRDRTWLILTHDPVVLAYVDRVVTLPSESLAESVR
- a CDS encoding serine/threonine-protein kinase, which encodes MRLRPPPTDPAPDLDHIDILELMATGKRTTTWDAFDTVRRTRCIVKVIRAHRRGDNEIRTSVIREGVTLQTLSHPHLVRGYGMFGDAPDADGPVGFTMQTVPGATLDVVIDDGCLDPADTVELGLQVSSALQYLHGHNWIHLDVKPSNIIVHGGQATLIDLGLLTGPGERRAGAGTRGYLAPEQADGRALTPAADTFSLGVTLVESLSGQRPFGREAVWSSRRRIPLREGRMPRRPAGVPEHLPAGLRDLLLEMVHLDPARRPSMCDVWQRLSSLSRTTTRSAATPDTGQPASSPAHAKRRR